Proteins from a single region of Rhodovibrio salinarum DSM 9154:
- a CDS encoding transposase produces the protein MESVRSWQILRSIRLQDRGCGWSRQRPRDPAPPRKDAAASASDAGRVRVEPTGSASRDGTGRGGSPARLDGIYVVRTNVPAESLSAAQAVGAYKSLGQVERAFRSLKTVDLEIRPVFHWAADRVRAHVFLCMLAYYV, from the coding sequence GTGGAATCTGTCCGATCATGGCAGATCCTTCGGTCGATCCGGCTCCAGGATCGGGGATGCGGCTGGTCGAGGCAACGCCCACGTGATCCTGCCCCGCCGCGCAAAGACGCGGCCGCGTCCGCATCCGACGCGGGCCGCGTCCGTGTCGAGCCAACCGGCTCGGCGAGTCGCGATGGCACGGGCCGTGGTGGTTCCCCGGCGCGTCTGGACGGCATCTACGTCGTGCGCACCAACGTGCCCGCCGAGAGTCTGTCCGCCGCGCAGGCGGTCGGGGCGTACAAATCGCTCGGCCAGGTGGAGCGGGCGTTCCGCAGCCTGAAGACCGTCGACCTGGAGATCCGGCCAGTGTTCCACTGGGCCGCTGATCGGGTCCGTGCGCACGTCTTTTTGTGCATGCTGGCCTACTACGTCTAG
- a CDS encoding ISAs1 family transposase: MSWFELTFAELPDPRTGNATQHDLMEVLTIALTASIAGAQNCTEFAAFGVDRKDLFDEFLDLNNGIPSHDTFSRVFRLLDPEAFTECFGRFLEEMNQDSRGIMAIDGKTLRRSFDAAANRSPLEAVTAFSAEGGVVLGQKGFRSGDGDSEITAARALLACLDLRGVLVTADAIHCQDETVRTVLEQGGDYLLALKDNRPALHSEVAKLFEAAEGHGIEPLVTTDKGHGRIEVRRHYVSHDLSWLNGPKTAAGLPELPPGLGCLAMVEAEVTRNGQTTITRRYYLGSAKMTAQRFAEAVRGHWRIENSLHWVLDETFDEDRARNRADNAPENLAVLRKLALNLLRNARRDLSISLKRKRVGWSNQIAYDILGQMR, translated from the coding sequence TTGTCCTGGTTCGAGTTGACCTTCGCCGAGCTGCCAGATCCGCGGACCGGCAATGCCACGCAGCATGATTTGATGGAGGTGCTGACGATCGCGCTCACGGCGTCGATCGCCGGTGCGCAAAACTGTACCGAGTTCGCGGCTTTCGGTGTCGATCGCAAAGACCTGTTCGACGAGTTCCTGGATCTGAACAACGGCATCCCCAGTCACGACACCTTCTCCCGGGTGTTTCGGCTGTTGGACCCCGAGGCTTTCACCGAGTGTTTCGGCCGGTTCCTGGAGGAGATGAACCAGGACAGCCGCGGGATCATGGCGATCGATGGCAAGACCCTGCGCCGGTCGTTCGACGCGGCGGCCAACCGGTCGCCACTCGAGGCGGTGACCGCGTTCTCCGCGGAGGGAGGCGTCGTCCTGGGCCAGAAAGGTTTCCGGTCGGGCGACGGCGATAGCGAGATCACGGCCGCGCGGGCGCTTCTGGCGTGCCTGGATCTGCGCGGGGTTCTGGTCACCGCGGATGCGATCCACTGCCAGGACGAGACCGTCCGGACGGTGCTGGAGCAGGGCGGCGACTATCTCCTGGCGTTGAAGGACAATCGCCCCGCGTTGCACAGCGAGGTGGCGAAGCTCTTTGAAGCTGCCGAAGGCCACGGCATCGAACCGCTGGTGACGACCGACAAGGGCCACGGGCGGATCGAGGTCCGGCGACACTATGTCAGCCATGATCTCAGCTGGCTCAACGGACCCAAAACCGCCGCAGGGCTGCCAGAGCTACCGCCTGGGCTGGGCTGCCTCGCGATGGTGGAGGCCGAGGTGACACGCAACGGCCAGACCACCATAACGCGGCGCTACTACCTTGGGTCCGCAAAGATGACCGCCCAACGCTTCGCCGAGGCCGTGCGCGGTCATTGGCGGATTGAGAACAGCCTACATTGGGTCCTCGACGAAACCTTCGATGAGGACAGAGCCCGCAACCGGGCCGACAACGCCCCCGAGAACCTCGCTGTGTTGCGCAAGCTGGCCCTCAACTTGCTACGCAACGCGCGACGGGATCTCTCCATCAGCCTGAAACGCAAGCGGGTCGGCTGGTCCAACCAGATCGCCTACGACATCCTCGGCCAAATGCGATAG